A single window of Aphidius gifuensis isolate YNYX2018 linkage group LG1, ASM1490517v1, whole genome shotgun sequence DNA harbors:
- the LOC122849736 gene encoding protein krasavietz codes for MSQKIEKPVLSGQRIKTRKRDEKEKYDPTGFRDAILLGLEKAGDDLEAVSKYLDTAGSKLDYRRYGEALFDILIAGGLLVPGGSIAQDGDKLVKTRACVFAQPSDMESMKNYEQVFMKLMRRYKYLEKMFEEEMKKVLVFIKGFSPEDRMKLARMTALWISNGSVPPTLLSVLINEHLIKDNLALDFLLEVFVTWKNEKGLQSLTTALKRGGIEGKLMEFVPLNKRTEEYFRTTFEAVGLDDIVKLHKAQASQKAKRDLQQLLEDDLNDKKQVKDIVLDVKEMALKRGIPEHEVIGLIWGVVMSLAEWNKKEELVAEQALKHLQIYTPLFGAFTTTARSELALINKVQEFCYENMNFMKAFQKIALLFYKKDVISEEVILKWYKEGHLVKGKMLFLDQTKKFIEWLQNAEEESESGEEDD; via the exons ATGAgtcaaaaaatagaaaaaccaGTGCTGTCAGGTCAACGCATAAAGACCAGAAAAAGag atgaaaaagaaaaatacgatccGACAGGGTTCAGAGATGCAATTCTTCTTGGATTGGAAAAAGCAGGTGATGATTTAGAGGCAGTATCAAAATATCTTGACACAGCTGGATCCAAACTTGATTATCGTCGTTATGGCGAAGCACTTTTTGACATACTCATAGCCGGTGGTCTTCTCGTACCAGGTGGCTCAATTGCTCAAGACGGTGATAAACTTGTTAAGACACGAGCTTGTGTTTTTGCCCAACCATCAGATATGGAGTcgatgaaaaattatgaacaagttttcatgaaattaatgCGTCGTTataaatatcttgaaaaaatgtttgaagaagaaatgaaaaaagttttgGTGTTTATCAAAGGTTTTTCACCTGAAGATAGAATGAAACTTGCGCGTATGACAGCACTTTGGATTTCAAATGGCTCAGTACCACCAACATTACTGTCAGTTCTTATTAATGAACATCTGATTAAAGATAATCTCGCGCTTGATTTTCTACTTGAAGTATTTGTAACatggaaaaatgaaaaaggctTACAGAGTTTAACAACAGCACTTAAACGTGGTGGAATTGAAGGCAAACTTATGGAATTTGTACCACTAAACAAAAGAACTGAAGAATATTTTCGTACAACATTTGAAGCTGTTGGTCTTGATGATATTGTCAAGCTCCATAAAGCACAAGCCAGTCAAAAAGCTAAGCGTGATTTACAACAATTACTTGAAGATgatttgaatgataaaaaacaagttaaagATATTGTACTGGATGTTAAAGAAATGGCACTTAAACGTGGTATACCTGAACATGAAGTGATTGGTTTAATTTGGGGTGTTGTCATGAGTTTGGCTGaatggaataaaaaagaagaacttGTTGCTGAACAAGCACTCAAACATCTACAAATTTACACACCACTTTTTGGTGCATTTACAACAACTGCCAGATCTGAACTTGCTCTTATTAATAAAGTTCAAGAATTTTGCtatgaaaatatgaatttcATGAAAGCCTTCCAAAAGATTGCTCTTCTTTTCTATAAAA aGGATGTTATTTCGGAAGAAGTAATACTTAAGTGGTACAAAGAAGGACACTTGGTTAAAGGAAAAATGCTCTTTTTGGATCAAAccaaaaaattcatagaatGGCTTCAAAATGCTGAGGAGGAATCAGAATCCGGCGAGGAAGACGactaa
- the LOC122849721 gene encoding CXXC-type zinc finger protein 1-like: MSKKRHGLSKEEIAKQFMLPERKSKIATLLKQDGQAYCICRSSDSSRFMIGCDSCEEWYHGDCINITEREAKHIKQFFCVRCREEDPSLVTRFKQKKIDQPEQERKYKKYKDKEHELRYEYDAPYDPTIIRKTSKRCGECSGCLRIENCGKCDQCKRLEHLKEQKVSSARIKLRCIQRTCRSVGIPFKPSKNINRADKPVKKRKRDSSNERPDHLEIPRQCYGSACVKQSRVGSKYCSDECGLRLATNRIYHILPVRLKEWGMTPCVAEQNNIKALENVRKLMHDVKKILHDLDKRHVELDRIVEKAKGDSIDPHSETDENDDTEMSMYCITCGHEVHAKAAIKHMEKCFNKYESQASFGSIFKTRIEGQVMFCDFYNPVNRTYCKRLRVLCPEHCKDPKISDNEVCGCPLVTNVFDLTGKYCRAPKKSCVKHYVWEKLRRAEIDMERVRQWLKMDELVEQEKNIRDNMKNRAGVLGLLLHSTHNHVLEQQLELKRKEAGASQANNFSQQVI, from the exons atgagtaaaaaacgTCATGGACTTTCT aaagaAGAAATAGCCAAACAGTTCATGTTGCCagaaagaaaaagtaaaatagcCACACTATTAAAACAAGATGGACAAGCGTATTGCATTTGCCGTAGTTCAGATAGTTCAAGATTTATGATTGGTTGTGACTCTTGTGAAGAATGGTATCATGGTGATTGCATAAACATTACTGAGCGTGAGGCTAAACATATAAAACAATTCTTCTGTGTACGTTGTCGTGAAGAAGACCCATCACTTGTTACTcgattcaaacaaaaaaaaattgatcagcCAGAACAAGaacgtaaatataaaaaatacaaggaTAAAGAACATGAGCTAAGGTACGAGTATGATGCACCATATGATCCGACCATAATCAGAAAAACATCGAAACGTTGTGGTGAATGCAGTGGTTGTTTACGTATAGAAAACTGTGGTAAATGTGATCAATGTAAACGTTTGGAACATTTGAAAGAACAAAAAGTATCATCAGCTAGAATTAAGTTGCGTTGCATACAAAGGACATGCCGATCTGTTGGTATTCCGTTCAAACCatcgaaaaatattaacagAGCTGATAAGCctgttaaaaaaagaaaacgcgATTCAAGTAATGAAAGACCTGATCATTTAGAAATACCAAGGCAATGTTATGGTTCTGCTTGCGTTAAACAATCGCGTGTTGGTTCAAAATATTGTTCAGATGAGTGTGGTCTTAGACTTGCAACAAATAGAATTTACCACATTTTACCAGTAAGACTTAAAGAGTGGGGTATGACACCTTGTGTTGCTGAACAAAACAACATTAAAGCACTTGAAAATGTCCGGAAACTAATGCAcgatgtcaaaaaaatattacatgacTTGGACAAAAGGCATGTTGAACTTGACCGTATTGTTGAGAAGGCAAAAGGTGATAGCATTGATCCTCACTCAGAAactgatgaaaatgatgataccGAAATGAGTATGTATTGCATAACTTGTGGTCATGAAGTACATGCAAAAGCCGCAATAAAACACATGGAAAAATGTTTCAACAAG taCGAGTCTCAGGCATCATTTGGATCCATATTCAAAACAAGAATTGAAGGTCAAGTGATGTTTTGCGATTTTTATAATCCGGTTAATCGAACATATTGCAAACGACTTCGTGTACTTTGTCCAGAACATTGTAAAGATCCAAAAATATCAGATAATGAGGTTTGTGGTTGTCCGTTGGTTACAAATGTATTTGACCTTACTGGTAAATATTGTCGTGCACCAAAAAAAAGTTGTGTTAAACATTATGTCTGGGAAAAATTACGTAGAGCTGAAATTGATATGGAACGTGTAAGGCAATGGCTTAAAATGGATGAATTAgttgaacaagaaaaaaatatacgtgataatatgaaaaatagagCTGGTGTACTTGGTTTGTTACTCCATTCAACACATAATCACGTACTTGAACAACAGTTAGAGCTTAAACGAAAAGAAGCTGGTGCATCTCAAGCTAACAATTTTTCTCAAcaagtaatttaa